In Polyodon spathula isolate WHYD16114869_AA chromosome 27, ASM1765450v1, whole genome shotgun sequence, one DNA window encodes the following:
- the LOC121301531 gene encoding calreticulin-like, which produces MRSGLLFSVLFAIAAADLSIYFKEQFLDGDSWQSRWTVSKHKQDYGQWKLTAGTFYGDEENDKGLQTSQDARFYAVSSRFDPFSNEGKTLVIQFTVKHAQKIDCGGGYVKVFPADQDQEDMHGESQYYIMFGPDICGYSTKKVHVIFNYKGKNHLIKKEVKCKDDELTHLYTLILRPDQTYEVKIDNEKVESGTLEEDWDFLPPKKIKDPEAKKPEDWDDRAKIDDPDDVKPEGWEKPENIPDPDAKKPEDWDEEMDGEWEPPMIPNPEYKGEWKPKQIENPDYKGPWIHPEIDNPEYTPDSNIYKFDNIGVLGLDLWQVKSGTIFDNFLITDDEKYAEKFGQETWGVTKEPEKKMKEQQDEDERKQREEEKKKDDVKDEEEDEEEEGEEEGDNTEAEEEDSLENETPFKDEL; this is translated from the exons ATGAGGTCCGGATTGCTGTTCTCGGTGCTTTTTGCCATAGCTGCTGCCGATCTAAGCATTTACTTTAAAGAACAGTTTTTGGATGGAG ATTCCTGGCAGAGCCGCTGGACAGTATCCAAGCACAAGCAGGACTACGGGCAGTGGAAACTGACGGCAGGGACATTTTATGGCGATGAGGAAAACGATAAAG gtctTCAGACCAGTCAGGATGCCCGGTTCTACGCTGTGTCGTCCCGTTTTGATCCCTTCAGCAATGAGGGCAAGACCCTGGTGATCCAGTTCACAGTGAAACACGCGCAGAAGATCGACTGCGGGGGTGGCTACGTCAAGGTCTTCCCTGCAGACCAGGATCAAGAGGACATGCACGGGGAATCCCAGTACTACATTATGTTTG GTCCTGACATCTGTGGCTACAGCACGAAAAAGGTCCACGTCATCTTCAACTACAAGGGCAAAAATCATTTGATCAAGAAGGAAGTGAAGTGCAAG GATGATGAGCTGACTCACCTGTACACACTGATCCTGAGACCTGACCAGACCTATGAGGTGAAAATCGACAACGAGAAGGTGGAATCAGGCACTCTGGAAGAAGACTGGGACTTTCTGCCACCCAAGAAGATAAAGGACCCAGAAGCGAAGAAGCCAGAGGACTGGGACGACCGGGCAAAGATTGACGACCCTGACGATGTCAA ACCAGAG GGCTGGGAGAAGCCAGAGAACATCCCTGACCCTGATGCCAAGAAGCCAGAGGACTGGGATGAGGAGATGGATGGAGAATGGGAACCTCCAATGATCCCCAACCCAGAATACAAA GGCGAGTGGAAACCCAAACAGATTGAGAACCCTGACTACAAGGGCCCCTGGATTCACCCCGAGATTGACAACCCCGAATACACACCTGATTCAAACATCTACAAATTCGACAACATTGGGGTTCTTGGACTTGACCTCTGGCAG GTAAAATCTGGCACTATCTTTGACAACTTCCTGATCACCGATGATGAAAAATATGCAGAAAAGTTTGGACAAGAAACCTGGGGAGTTACCAAG GAACCAGAAAAGAAGATGAAGGAACAGCAGGATGAGGACGAAAGGAAGCAGCGCGAggaggagaaaaagaaagacgACGTAAAAGACGAGGAAgaagacgaggaggaggagggagaggaggagggagataACACAGAGGCAGAAGAGGAGGATTCGTTGGAAAATGAAACGCCATTTAAGGACGAACTGTAA